The following proteins come from a genomic window of Companilactobacillus pabuli:
- a CDS encoding NAD(P)/FAD-dependent oxidoreductase, translating into MSKTNVVIVGASHGGHQSILELLKRYDDVDIKLFEAGDFVSFMSCGMELYLENSVTDVNDVRNFAPSDFKDDENVAILNNHQVTKINADKKTVTVINTKDNSQTEYPYDKLILSSGVTPKSIPVPGNDLENVYLMRGYDWATKIKNKLEDSSVKNITVVGAGYIGIEAAEASVKAGKNVTLMDVIDRPLGTYLDQEMTDILTKHLEEKGVKVITSANIKEYVGSDKVTAVKTDKEEIPSDVVIQAAGVQPNTNWLKGTVDLDDRGWIKTNEYLQTNLPDVYAIGDATLAYSIPADNHVPIALATVARREARYVVKHLFEKQPALPFGGVVGSSALSVFDYHFTESGLNSFTAKRSNVEVAKSFYTGSLRPAYVPAGKDNPEVCVQLFFNPSSHVLLGGAVLSTYDITAQGNVLALAIQHKLTVEDLADADFFFQPGFDRQWSILNIAAQHALGEKDF; encoded by the coding sequence ATGTCAAAGACTAATGTAGTAATTGTTGGTGCCTCACATGGTGGCCATCAATCAATTTTGGAATTATTAAAGCGTTATGATGACGTGGATATTAAATTATTCGAAGCTGGAGATTTTGTTTCCTTCATGTCTTGTGGGATGGAACTTTATCTAGAAAACAGCGTTACCGACGTCAATGATGTTCGTAACTTTGCTCCTAGTGACTTCAAGGATGATGAAAATGTTGCCATCCTCAATAATCACCAAGTTACAAAAATCAACGCTGATAAAAAGACAGTTACTGTTATCAACACTAAGGACAACAGTCAAACTGAATATCCTTACGATAAATTAATTTTAAGTTCTGGAGTTACGCCTAAGTCTATCCCCGTTCCAGGCAATGACTTGGAAAACGTTTATTTGATGCGTGGTTACGATTGGGCTACTAAGATCAAAAATAAATTAGAAGATTCAAGCGTTAAAAATATTACAGTTGTTGGTGCCGGATATATTGGTATCGAAGCCGCTGAAGCCAGTGTCAAAGCTGGTAAAAATGTAACCTTAATGGATGTTATCGATCGTCCATTAGGTACTTACCTAGACCAAGAAATGACTGACATTTTGACTAAACATCTTGAAGAAAAAGGTGTCAAAGTCATTACTAGTGCAAATATCAAAGAATACGTTGGTTCTGACAAAGTTACTGCTGTCAAAACTGATAAAGAAGAAATTCCAAGTGACGTTGTCATTCAAGCCGCTGGTGTTCAACCAAATACTAATTGGCTCAAAGGCACAGTTGATCTTGATGATCGTGGTTGGATCAAAACTAATGAATATCTACAAACTAATTTACCTGACGTCTATGCCATTGGTGATGCTACATTGGCTTACTCAATTCCAGCTGACAATCATGTTCCTATCGCTTTAGCAACCGTAGCTCGTCGTGAAGCTAGATACGTCGTAAAACATTTATTTGAAAAGCAACCTGCTCTACCATTTGGTGGCGTTGTTGGTTCTTCAGCTTTGAGTGTCTTTGATTATCACTTTACAGAAAGTGGTCTCAATAGCTTCACTGCTAAACGCTCTAACGTTGAAGTCGCTAAATCATTCTATACAGGCAGTCTAAGACCTGCTTACGTTCCTGCTGGCAAAGACAACCCTGAAGTTTGCGTCCAACTATTCTTCAATCCAAGTTCTCACGTTTTACTAGGTGGAGCCGTTCTTTCAACTTATGACATTACCGCTCAAGGAAACGTTTTGGCCTTAGCCATTCAACATAAACTAACTGTCGAAGATTTGGCCGATGCTGACTTCTTCTTCCAACCTGGTTTTGACAGACAATGGAGCATTTTAAATATTGCTGCTCAACATGCCTTAGGAGAAAAAGATTTCTAA
- a CDS encoding NAD(P)H-hydrate dehydratase yields the protein MEKISKSVLNQVITPRDPESYKGNYGKILIIAGSTQFGGAAIMCSSAAIHSGAGLVTVATTPEKFTAINIKIPEAMTIDYHDKKALLTAIINNQVIAIGPGLGTSTVAKGLVKAVLNNTKTDQTVILDASALTIIAEEKIPLQTTANIILTPHQGEWQRLSNLAITEQIELNNQIHLHELNPDALLVLKKHQSEIYYHDQVSKIIAGNPGMATGGMGDTLTGIIAGFVGQFGFSLETIQAALLLHSEIGDKLNEKNYVVLPSSIIERIPKYMAKFSSKDK from the coding sequence ATGGAAAAAATTAGTAAAAGTGTGTTAAATCAAGTTATTACCCCACGTGATCCTGAATCATATAAAGGAAATTACGGTAAAATACTCATTATCGCCGGATCAACTCAATTCGGTGGTGCAGCTATCATGTGTAGTAGTGCTGCCATTCACAGTGGAGCTGGATTGGTGACCGTTGCCACAACTCCCGAAAAATTCACTGCTATTAACATCAAAATCCCTGAAGCCATGACGATTGATTATCATGATAAAAAAGCCTTGCTGACTGCTATTATTAATAATCAAGTTATTGCAATCGGACCAGGATTAGGTACGTCAACGGTTGCTAAAGGTTTGGTCAAAGCTGTCTTAAATAATACTAAGACTGATCAAACGGTTATTTTAGATGCTTCGGCCTTAACAATCATAGCTGAAGAAAAAATTCCACTTCAAACAACAGCAAACATCATTTTGACTCCTCATCAAGGCGAATGGCAACGCCTCTCTAATCTGGCTATTACCGAACAAATAGAATTAAACAATCAAATACATCTGCATGAATTGAATCCTGATGCCTTGTTGGTTTTGAAGAAGCATCAATCAGAAATTTATTATCATGACCAAGTTTCAAAAATCATTGCGGGAAATCCCGGCATGGCAACTGGTGGTATGGGCGATACTCTAACTGGTATCATTGCTGGGTTTGTTGGTCAATTTGGTTTCTCTTTAGAAACGATTCAGGCAGCTCTTCTACTACACAGTGAAATTGGTGATAAATTAAACGAGAAAAATTATGTTGTTTTACCTTCTTCAATTATAGAAAGAATCCCTAAATATATGGCTAAATTTAGTTCAAAGGATAAATAA